The following coding sequences are from one Paenibacillus sp. JDR-2 window:
- the remB gene encoding extracellular matrix regulator RemB codes for MYIHLGGEKIIRAAELVAIFDISIEQSSKLSKQFVAGARKRKDVETIGEEEPKSIVVTKQKIYYSPISSSTLKKRAHHFAANG; via the coding sequence ATGTATATCCATTTGGGCGGCGAGAAAATTATCCGGGCTGCCGAGCTGGTAGCCATTTTTGATATATCGATAGAGCAATCCTCCAAGCTTTCCAAGCAATTTGTAGCAGGAGCCCGTAAACGCAAAGACGTCGAAACGATTGGTGAGGAAGAACCGAAATCCATTGTCGTGACGAAGCAGAAAATCTATTATTCGCCGATTTCATCCTCTACTTTGAAGAAACGGGCCCATCATTTTGCGGCGAATGGCTAG
- the gyrB gene encoding DNA topoisomerase (ATP-hydrolyzing) subunit B, protein MSQQNTYDESQIQVLEGLEAVRKRPGMYIGSTSGKGLHHLVWEVVDNSIDEALAGYCTKIQVRVHEDNSITVIDNGRGIPVGENAKLKKSTLEVVMTVLHAGGKFGGEGYKVSGGLHGVGVSVVNALSEHVTVTVKLHGNVYQQEYRRGVPQYDVKIIGESDETGTTVKFKPDPEIFTDTTVYEYETLQSRIRELAFLNKGLEIELIDERTGTSNSFKYDGGIIEFVKHLNRNKEVMHEEPIYVEGSKDHIQVEVSLQYNDGYTENIHSFANNINTHEGGTHESGFKSALTRIINDYARKTGLIKDNDSNFSGDDVREGLTAIISVKIPEPQFEGQTKTKLGNSEVRGIVESFFAEKLQEFLDENPSVSRKIVEKGLQAARAREAARKARELTRRKSALEVSSLPGKLADCSSKDASISELYIVEGDSAGGSAKQGRDRHFQAILPLRGKILNVERARLDRILGNAEIRAIITALGTGIGDDFDLAKARYHKVIIMTDADVDGAHIRTLMLTFFFRYMRKIIEAGYIYIAQPPLFKIERNKVIRYAQSEKEREEIIAEFGEGAKVNVQRYKGLGEMNATQLWETTMDPESRTMLQVSIEDAIEADVIFDTLMGDNVEPRRDFIQQFAKDVKNLDI, encoded by the coding sequence TTGAGTCAGCAGAATACGTATGATGAAAGTCAGATACAGGTCCTCGAAGGCTTAGAAGCGGTGCGGAAACGTCCGGGGATGTACATTGGCTCTACCAGCGGCAAGGGCCTCCACCATCTCGTATGGGAGGTCGTCGATAATAGTATTGACGAAGCGCTGGCCGGATACTGTACAAAAATCCAGGTTCGCGTCCACGAGGACAATAGTATTACGGTTATCGATAATGGCCGTGGTATTCCCGTCGGTGAGAACGCGAAGCTGAAGAAATCGACACTTGAAGTCGTTATGACAGTCCTTCACGCAGGCGGCAAATTTGGCGGCGAGGGCTATAAAGTATCGGGCGGATTGCACGGAGTAGGTGTATCCGTCGTTAATGCGTTGTCCGAGCATGTAACGGTTACCGTTAAGCTTCACGGAAATGTATATCAGCAAGAATACCGCCGCGGTGTGCCGCAGTATGATGTGAAGATTATTGGTGAATCGGATGAGACGGGAACGACTGTTAAGTTTAAGCCGGACCCCGAGATTTTTACGGATACGACCGTTTACGAGTATGAGACTCTCCAATCGCGTATCCGCGAGTTGGCGTTTTTGAATAAGGGCCTCGAAATTGAACTGATTGATGAGCGTACGGGCACATCCAATTCGTTCAAGTACGACGGCGGCATTATCGAGTTCGTCAAGCATTTGAACCGCAACAAGGAAGTCATGCATGAAGAACCGATTTATGTTGAAGGCTCGAAGGACCATATTCAGGTGGAAGTTTCGTTGCAATATAACGACGGTTACACCGAGAATATTCATTCGTTCGCTAATAACATCAATACGCATGAGGGCGGTACGCATGAATCCGGCTTCAAGAGCGCGTTAACGCGGATTATTAACGACTATGCCCGCAAGACGGGATTAATTAAAGACAATGATTCCAACTTCTCCGGCGATGACGTCCGCGAGGGCTTAACGGCGATTATTTCGGTGAAAATCCCCGAGCCGCAGTTCGAAGGACAAACAAAGACGAAGCTTGGCAACAGCGAAGTACGCGGTATTGTGGAATCGTTCTTTGCCGAGAAGCTGCAGGAGTTCCTGGATGAGAATCCTTCGGTTTCCCGCAAAATCGTTGAAAAAGGCCTGCAAGCGGCAAGAGCCCGCGAAGCGGCACGCAAGGCACGCGAGTTAACACGCCGCAAGAGCGCGCTTGAAGTGAGCTCCCTGCCAGGTAAACTGGCTGACTGCTCCTCCAAGGACGCTTCGATCAGCGAGCTGTATATCGTCGAAGGCGACTCCGCCGGCGGTTCGGCGAAGCAAGGCCGCGACCGTCATTTCCAGGCGATTCTGCCTCTGCGCGGTAAGATCCTGAACGTTGAGCGTGCTAGACTTGACCGCATTCTCGGTAATGCCGAGATCCGCGCGATTATCACGGCGCTTGGCACGGGGATTGGCGATGATTTCGATCTGGCGAAGGCACGTTACCATAAAGTCATTATTATGACCGATGCCGACGTCGACGGTGCGCATATTCGGACTTTGATGTTGACCTTCTTCTTCCGTTACATGCGGAAGATTATCGAAGCAGGATATATTTATATCGCACAGCCGCCGCTGTTCAAGATTGAGCGGAACAAGGTTATCCGTTATGCGCAGTCCGAGAAGGAACGCGAAGAGATTATCGCGGAATTCGGTGAAGGCGCCAAAGTAAACGTACAGCGTTATAAAGGTCTCGGCGAGATGAACGCTACGCAGCTGTGGGAGACAACGATGGATCCGGAGAGCCGGACCATGCTTCAGGTATCGATCGAAGACGCTATTGAAGCAGACGTTATCTTCGACACGCTGATGGGCGACAACGTTGAACCACGCCGTGATTTCATCCAGCAATTTGCGAAAGACGTTAAGAACTTGGATATTTAA
- a CDS encoding YheC/YheD family protein, producing the protein MSIQLVYSKWEKTNVLLHSPALREYIPSTRLFNKENLQLMLAEYGMVYVKPVNGTFGKGVMRVERLKQAAKGYKYQLNTTIRTFPTLELLHQSLAKRINGRRYLVQRGIDLLRHKNRRFDIRVMVQRNENNHWEATGIIGRLAHPAKVVTNYHNGGTPMSFERLLSSHQSPTQKMIYAMRLKQISLDIAKELEKHYPGIKELGIDIAIDQQQRPWILEVNTKPDAFIFRKLEDKSMFRKIYQYAVSYGRYKKK; encoded by the coding sequence TTGTCTATTCAATTGGTATACAGCAAATGGGAGAAAACCAATGTACTTCTACACTCGCCAGCTCTCCGTGAATATATACCTTCAACAAGGCTTTTCAACAAGGAAAATCTGCAGCTGATGCTTGCCGAATACGGGATGGTCTACGTCAAACCCGTAAACGGCACCTTTGGCAAAGGCGTCATGCGCGTAGAAAGGCTTAAGCAGGCTGCCAAAGGCTATAAGTATCAACTGAACACCACAATCCGGACTTTTCCTACCCTCGAGCTGCTGCACCAAAGCCTGGCTAAAAGAATTAACGGCAGACGTTATTTGGTTCAACGCGGCATTGATCTTCTCCGCCACAAAAACCGGCGCTTCGATATCCGGGTGATGGTACAGCGTAACGAGAACAACCATTGGGAAGCTACCGGCATTATCGGCCGTCTTGCCCATCCCGCGAAGGTAGTTACCAACTACCATAACGGTGGCACGCCGATGTCCTTCGAACGCTTGCTGTCATCCCATCAATCGCCCACCCAGAAGATGATATACGCCATGCGCCTCAAACAAATCAGCCTGGATATCGCAAAAGAACTGGAGAAGCATTACCCGGGCATCAAGGAGCTTGGAATCGATATCGCCATCGACCAGCAGCAAAGGCCTTGGATTCTTGAAGTAAACACAAAACCTGATGCCTTTATATTCCGAAAGCTCGAGGACAAATCGATGTTCCGCAAAATCTATCAGTACGCCGTTTCTTACGGCCGATACAAAAAGAAATAG
- the gyrA gene encoding DNA gyrase subunit A, with the protein MAEEQQHSQIKDRDIGTEMRDSFMDYAMSIIVSRALPDVRDGLKPVHRRILYAMSELGMSSDKPYKKSARIVGEVIGKYHPHGDSSVYEAMVRMAQDFSMRYMLVDGHGNFGSIDGDMAAAMRYTEARLSKIAMEMLRDLNKETVDFVPNYDGEEKEPAVLPSRFPNLLVNGVTGIAVGMATNIPPHNLTEVIDGIQALIRNPEITPVELIDYVKGPDFPTAGIVMGLSGIRQAYLTGRGTVTMRARATIEENGNKARIIVYELPYQVNKARLVEKIAELVREKKIEGITDLRDESDRNGMRVVIELRRDVTPSVVLNNLYKQTQMQSNFGINMLALVNGEPKTLNIREMLYYYLQHQIEVIRRRTEYDLKKAEARAHILEGLRIALDHLDEVIALIRASQTADIAREGLIERFALSYEQAQAILDMRLQRLTGLERDKIEAEYAELMKKIAEYKAILADEQLVLNIISDELNEIKERFGDERRTEITVSDEEILDEDLIPREDVIISITHTGYIKRLPVTTYRSQKRGGKGVVGMDTKEHDFVEHLFVSNTHHYLLFFTNKGKVYRLKAYEIPDLSRTARGTPIINLIQIEQGETINAVIPVESFDSESYLFFATRQGIVKKTPLDDYMNIRKVGLIAISIREDDELIGVKLTDGNQEIVMGTAQGMSIRFSEQDVRSMGRSATGVKGIQLDDDDTVIDMDVVNPENDVLIVTAKGYGKRTPMSEYRIQNRGGKGIKTLNVTDKNGPIVSLKVVLNDEDLMIMTALGTLIRTSMEGISTMGRNTQGVKLINTRDDDTVSTVTRVARSEETDETFEEGEEFEGTAPDAGTEPAEE; encoded by the coding sequence ATGGCGGAAGAACAACAGCATTCGCAAATTAAAGACCGTGACATCGGTACGGAAATGCGCGATTCATTCATGGACTATGCGATGAGTATTATCGTAAGCCGCGCATTGCCGGATGTAAGGGACGGTCTTAAGCCGGTGCATCGTCGTATTTTGTACGCAATGTCGGAGCTGGGCATGTCTTCGGACAAGCCATACAAGAAGTCTGCGAGGATCGTAGGGGAAGTAATCGGCAAGTACCATCCGCACGGCGATTCGTCGGTTTATGAAGCAATGGTACGGATGGCGCAGGATTTCTCCATGCGGTACATGCTCGTGGACGGACATGGCAACTTCGGCTCGATTGACGGAGATATGGCGGCGGCGATGCGGTATACCGAGGCGCGTCTGTCGAAAATCGCCATGGAGATGCTCCGCGATTTAAATAAAGAAACCGTTGATTTCGTTCCGAACTACGACGGCGAGGAGAAAGAGCCGGCAGTTCTGCCGTCGCGTTTCCCGAACCTGCTCGTAAACGGGGTAACAGGTATTGCCGTAGGTATGGCAACCAATATTCCGCCGCATAACCTGACCGAGGTTATCGACGGTATTCAGGCATTGATCCGTAACCCGGAGATTACGCCTGTTGAGCTGATTGATTATGTAAAAGGCCCCGATTTCCCTACGGCGGGTATCGTTATGGGACTTAGCGGCATCCGTCAGGCTTATTTGACGGGACGCGGCACGGTAACCATGCGCGCGCGTGCGACGATTGAAGAGAACGGCAACAAAGCCCGGATTATCGTCTACGAGCTGCCGTACCAGGTTAACAAAGCACGCTTGGTAGAAAAAATTGCCGAACTCGTCCGCGAGAAGAAAATAGAGGGAATTACCGACCTTCGCGATGAGTCCGACCGCAACGGCATGCGGGTCGTTATTGAGCTTCGCCGCGATGTAACGCCAAGCGTTGTGCTGAACAATCTGTATAAGCAGACGCAAATGCAATCCAATTTCGGTATTAACATGCTCGCGCTAGTTAACGGCGAACCTAAGACGCTGAATATTCGTGAAATGTTGTATTACTATTTGCAGCATCAGATCGAAGTTATTCGCCGTCGTACCGAATATGATCTGAAAAAAGCAGAAGCGAGAGCCCATATTCTCGAAGGCTTGCGTATTGCCCTTGATCATTTGGACGAAGTTATCGCTTTGATCCGTGCTTCGCAAACAGCGGACATTGCCCGCGAAGGCTTGATTGAGCGTTTTGCGCTTAGCTACGAGCAGGCTCAAGCTATTCTCGATATGCGTCTTCAAAGGCTGACTGGCCTGGAACGCGACAAGATCGAAGCCGAGTATGCGGAATTGATGAAGAAGATTGCCGAATACAAGGCGATCTTGGCGGATGAGCAGCTTGTGCTCAACATCATCAGTGATGAACTCAATGAAATCAAGGAGCGTTTCGGTGACGAACGTCGTACCGAAATTACCGTGAGCGATGAGGAGATTCTGGATGAGGACCTGATCCCTCGCGAGGATGTTATCATCTCTATCACGCATACCGGCTATATCAAGCGTTTGCCGGTAACCACTTACCGCAGCCAGAAGCGGGGCGGCAAAGGTGTCGTTGGCATGGATACGAAAGAACATGATTTCGTTGAGCATCTGTTCGTATCTAACACGCACCATTACTTGCTGTTCTTTACGAACAAAGGCAAGGTATACCGCCTGAAGGCTTACGAGATTCCAGATCTTAGCCGGACAGCTCGGGGAACGCCGATCATCAACCTGATTCAGATTGAGCAAGGCGAGACGATCAATGCGGTTATTCCTGTAGAGAGCTTCGATTCGGAAAGCTACCTGTTCTTTGCAACCCGCCAAGGTATCGTTAAGAAGACACCTCTTGACGATTATATGAATATACGGAAGGTCGGCCTGATTGCGATTTCGATCCGCGAGGATGACGAACTGATCGGCGTGAAGCTGACAGACGGCAACCAGGAGATCGTAATGGGGACAGCGCAAGGCATGTCGATCCGCTTCTCTGAGCAGGATGTTCGTTCAATGGGACGCTCCGCTACAGGCGTAAAAGGCATTCAACTGGATGATGACGATACCGTAATTGATATGGACGTTGTTAATCCGGAGAACGATGTGCTTATCGTAACGGCCAAAGGCTACGGCAAACGCACGCCAATGAGCGAGTACCGGATTCAGAACCGTGGCGGTAAAGGGATCAAGACCCTTAACGTTACCGACAAGAACGGACCGATTGTCAGCCTGAAGGTTGTTCTGAATGACGAAGACCTGATGATTATGACCGCCCTTGGCACGCTTATTCGGACGAGCATGGAAGGCATCTCGACGATGGGTCGTAATACGCAAGGCGTTAAGCTGATCAATACGCGTGATGACGATACGGTATCTACCGTAACTCGCGTAGCGCGCAGTGAAGAAACTGACGAGACGTTTGAAGAAGGCGAAGAATTCGAAGGTACAGCTCCTGATGCAGGCACTGAACCCGCAGAAGAGTAA
- a CDS encoding HD-GYP domain-containing protein — protein sequence MATVALSQVKLGDKISEDVLTPLGGVLLQKGRIVTPRELDIMQAFLVPKVQIEQPANQAEKMQDNATQELQAAAPVVSATPLHDEYDQMIVVLKRVINEIRSGQPIPVMDIRNQLEKMMQHEDSYQVLTFMPRLFAERDYLLHNSILVGLTSYRIAQWCGLPRKDWMPVALAGLLHDIGNVKIDTAILAKPTALTSEENEEMKRHTVFGYQLLKNIASLNEGVKLAALQHHERIDGSGYPLAIDSSKIHPYAKIVAIADIYHAMTLNRFYRKAASPYFVLEQIQSDSFGKLDPAYVRVFVEKVTQFHNGNIVKLSDDRVGEIVFSDSVHPTRPWVSVGGTIINLTIERHLHIKEVMG from the coding sequence GTGGCAACAGTGGCTTTATCACAGGTGAAGTTAGGCGACAAGATCAGCGAAGATGTCCTCACCCCGCTTGGCGGAGTGCTATTACAGAAGGGGCGCATCGTCACACCTAGAGAATTAGATATAATGCAGGCCTTTCTGGTTCCCAAAGTTCAAATTGAACAGCCGGCAAATCAGGCAGAAAAAATGCAGGATAACGCAACGCAGGAGCTGCAGGCAGCAGCTCCTGTTGTCTCTGCTACTCCGCTGCACGATGAATACGACCAGATGATCGTTGTTCTGAAGCGAGTCATCAACGAAATACGATCCGGTCAGCCGATACCGGTGATGGATATCCGGAATCAGCTTGAGAAGATGATGCAGCATGAGGACAGCTATCAGGTGCTTACGTTTATGCCGAGACTTTTTGCTGAACGTGACTACTTGCTGCACAACAGCATACTGGTAGGCTTAACCTCTTATCGTATTGCCCAGTGGTGCGGACTGCCGCGTAAGGATTGGATGCCGGTCGCTCTTGCCGGTCTGCTTCACGATATAGGGAACGTTAAGATTGACACGGCCATACTAGCGAAGCCGACAGCCTTAACTTCCGAAGAGAATGAAGAGATGAAGCGTCATACGGTATTTGGGTACCAGCTGCTGAAGAACATTGCCTCCTTGAACGAGGGAGTGAAGCTGGCCGCGCTTCAGCATCATGAGCGTATTGACGGCAGCGGCTATCCGCTTGCCATCGATTCGTCCAAGATCCATCCATACGCCAAAATCGTTGCCATTGCGGATATTTATCATGCGATGACTTTAAATCGGTTCTACCGCAAGGCTGCGTCTCCGTATTTCGTTCTGGAACAGATCCAGAGCGATTCCTTCGGGAAGCTAGACCCTGCATACGTCAGGGTGTTTGTGGAGAAGGTAACGCAATTCCACAATGGCAATATCGTGAAGCTTAGCGATGATCGCGTCGGAGAGATTGTGTTTAGCGATTCCGTACATCCGACAAGACCATGGGTTTCTGTTGGCGGTACGATTATCAACCTGACAATAGAAAGACATCTGCATATAAAAGAAGTTATGGGTTAA